In one window of Allochromatium tepidum DNA:
- a CDS encoding DUF29 domain-containing protein, whose translation MVIHFNPNQIRRKRDGRPDGATRRALSLPVLKDGVSRAMLMTLYERDIVAWANAQAQALRAGHFDRLDLEHLAEEIEDVGKSEQRELISRMAILIGHLLKWGYQPERRGASWESTIRTQRDAIARRLQRTPSLKRTLADPDWFADAWNDGRDLAVRETGLPDLPQDCPWPVETMLAADWMPDTLEPPKTK comes from the coding sequence ATGGTTATTCATTTCAACCCAAACCAAATACGGAGGAAGCGAGACGGGCGGCCTGACGGCGCTACGCGCCGCGCGCTGTCCCTCCCCGTTCTGAAGGACGGGGTTTCTCGCGCAATGCTGATGACCCTGTATGAGCGTGACATCGTCGCCTGGGCCAACGCCCAAGCCCAAGCACTGCGCGCCGGTCACTTCGATCGGCTCGATCTGGAACATTTGGCTGAGGAAATCGAGGACGTGGGCAAAAGCGAGCAGCGTGAACTGATCAGCCGGATGGCGATCCTGATCGGCCACTTACTCAAATGGGGCTATCAACCCGAACGGCGTGGCGCAAGCTGGGAATCCACCATCCGCACCCAACGCGACGCCATTGCACGCCGCTTGCAGCGCACGCCCAGCCTGAAACGCACGCTCGCCGATCCAGACTGGTTTGCGGACGCCTGGAACGACGGGCGCGATCTGGCAGTGCGCGAAACCGGCCTGCCCGATCTACCCCAAGACTGCCCCTGGCCTGTGGAGACGATGCTCGCCGCCGATTGGATGCCGGATACGCTTGAGCCGCCAAAAACTAAATGA
- a CDS encoding type I-F CRISPR-associated protein Csy2, whose protein sequence is MSAFVIAGMEVSGANALACPWVVNAAHVISPTLFAHNCARQMNLSGERVCIVHHDAQLLGEYPEGKFYNFHPQQRRGATFINHRDYSSKNKHALSMQPTASFHWYLSLIIEIDGAVEVNELKRFLRHAKLAGGKIVSYEKIVPVSDEEEMRAALPRHSPTYFIVERRDLMKLDPDPLESLIQALTLKPSVSGDEDPAEADADVAAKVSILKKTHSWLTPAVLGYTALTKFESRRGVRLLLDTMEEPLHAFCEPLVGLVQYISLNDYGAHALPFWHYNWPRLDTFVVEQYPSI, encoded by the coding sequence ATGAGTGCTTTTGTGATTGCTGGTATGGAAGTCAGCGGAGCCAACGCGCTGGCTTGTCCTTGGGTAGTCAATGCAGCGCATGTGATTTCGCCGACATTGTTTGCACATAACTGTGCGCGCCAAATGAATCTTTCCGGCGAGCGCGTCTGTATTGTTCACCACGATGCCCAGCTTCTCGGCGAATATCCGGAGGGTAAGTTTTATAATTTTCATCCTCAGCAGCGTCGTGGAGCGACATTTATTAACCACCGAGATTATTCCAGCAAGAACAAGCATGCGCTGTCGATGCAACCGACGGCGAGTTTTCACTGGTATTTGTCTTTGATTATCGAGATTGATGGCGCGGTTGAGGTCAATGAACTTAAACGCTTTCTTCGGCATGCCAAGTTGGCTGGAGGAAAGATTGTTAGTTACGAAAAAATCGTTCCAGTTTCCGATGAGGAAGAAATGCGAGCGGCTTTGCCACGTCATTCGCCTACTTACTTTATCGTCGAGCGGCGCGATTTGATGAAGCTAGACCCCGACCCGCTTGAATCTCTCATCCAGGCTTTAACTTTGAAGCCTTCGGTTTCGGGCGATGAAGATCCTGCTGAGGCTGATGCGGACGTTGCCGCTAAGGTATCTATTCTCAAAAAAACGCATTCTTGGTTAACCCCCGCCGTCTTAGGATATACCGCCTTAACAAAGTTCGAGTCGCGTCGTGGGGTTCGTTTATTATTGGATACTATGGAGGAACCATTACACGCTTTTTGTGAGCCGCTTGTTGGTCTTGTTCAATATATTTCTTTGAACGATTACGGGGCACACGCACTTCCTTTTTGGCACTACAACTGGCCAAGACTTGATACCTTTGTTGTCGAGCAAT